From Xenopus laevis strain J_2021 chromosome 7L, Xenopus_laevis_v10.1, whole genome shotgun sequence, one genomic window encodes:
- the LOC108695969 gene encoding trypsin has translation MESFCLLLLAVTHLGQASSQTGVLEKRIIGGKECVANSQPWHVSLFYFDDYICGGTLISKHWVLTAAHCLKPNILMQLGEHNLEVNEGNEQFAHTAIFCPHPKYDSVTYDNDIMLLKLNAPAKLNKYVQTISIGCPEVSSGTECTIAGWGSTTSIVETYPNILHCGTVTTETQDECQRLHSDLKITDNMLCASIAGETMDTCYGDSGGSLVCNSVVHGVTSFGHTTCGTGTKPGVYTKVCKYRDWIRKTVAKGDCL, from the exons ATGGAAAGTTTCTGTTTGCTACTTCTTG CAGTGACACACCTGGGACAAGCCTCATCTCAAACAG GTGTTCTTGAAAAGCGAATAATTGGAGGAAAGGAATGTGTTGCCAACTCTCAGCCATGGCACGTTTCCCTGTTTTATTTCGATGATTATATATGCGGAGGAACCCTCATAAGCAAGCACTGGGTATTGACAGCAGCTCATTGTCTAAAGCC AAATATACTGATGCAGCTTGGAGAACATAACCTGGAAGTTAACGAAGGCAATGAACAATTTGCACATACTGCGATATTTTGCccacaccctaaatatgattctGTAACATATGACAACGACATAATGCTGCTTAAACTAAATGCACCAGCTAAGTTAAATAAATATGTCCAGACTATCTCCATTGGCTGCCCAGAAGTGTCCAGTGGAACCGAGTGCACCATTGCTGGATGGGGATCCACCACATCCATAGTGG aAACCTATCCAAACATACTACACTGTGGGACAGTTACAACTGAAACCCAAGATGAGTGCCAAAGGCTGCATTCAGACTTGAAAATTACAGACAACATGCTCTGTGCTAGTATTGCAGGAGAAACAATGGACACCTGCTAC GGAGACTCTGGTGGGTCACTGGTTTGCAATTCTGTAGTTCATGGTGTCACATCTTTTGGACACACCACGTGCGGAACTGGAACCAAGCCGGGAGTCTATACAAAAGTCTGCAAATATAGAGACTGGATCAGAAAAACGGTAGCAAAGGGAGACTGTCTCTGA